AAGCCCGCCCTTAATCTTTATGCACGAGAAGCCTTACAAGTTCACATTCGGAATCGTAGCAAAACCTTTCGCCAAGTCCTCGTCCGTCGGAATGTAGTCCGTCATTGTTCCGTCGTTGTATTTCTCGTAGGCTACCATGTCGAAATACCCCGTCCCCGTAAGCCCGAAGATTATCGTCTTCTCTTCGCCTGTCTCCTTGCACTTCAGAGCCTCGTCAATCGCTACCCTGATTGCGTGTGAGCTCTCTGGCGCAGGAAGTATACCCTCAACGCGCGCGAACATCTCCGCCGCCTCGAAAACGCTGGTCTGTTCAACCGCAACAGCCTCCATCAGCCCGTCGTGGTACAGCTGGGAAAGTATGCTGCTCATTCCGTGATAGCGCAGTCCTCCCGCGTGGTTCGCACTCGGGATGAAGTCATGTCCCAATGTGTACATCTTGGCCATCGGGCAGACCTTGCCGGTGTCGCAGAAATCATACGCGAATTTCCCCCTAGTAAAACTCGGGCAGCTCGCAGGTTCAACGGCGATAATCTGATAGTCAGCTTCTCCCCTGAGTTTCTCGCCCATGAACGGAGAGATTAAGCCGCCGAGATTCGACCCGCCGCCGGCACAGCCTATGATTACGTCGGGCTTGATGCCGAACTTCTTGCAGGCCGCCTTAGTCTCGAGACCTATAACAGACTGGTGAAGCAGTACCTGATTCAGCACGCTCCCGAGAACGTAGCGGTAGCCCTCAGTTGATGTTGCGACCTCGACAGCCTCAGAGATTGCGCAACCGAGTGAGCCGGTAGTGTTGGGGTGCTCAGCGTTGATCTTCCTGCCAATGTTCGTGTCCATCGACGGCGAAGGAGTTACGCT
This window of the Synergistaceae bacterium genome carries:
- a CDS encoding TrpB-like pyridoxal phosphate-dependent enzyme is translated as MSKLDVPYKIYLEESEIPSSWYNVRADMKTKPAPLIHPGTLKPLTFEEMRPIFCDELIRQELDDTTAYIPIPDEILSAYKMYRPSPLVHAVFLEKLLGTPAHIFYKFEGNNTSGSHKLNSAMAQAYYAKMQGLKGVTTETGAGQWGTALAMACSFFGLECKVYMVKVSYEQKPFRREVMRTYGASVTPSPSMDTNIGRKINAEHPNTTGSLGCAISEAVEVATSTEGYRYVLGSVLNQVLLHQSVIGLETKAACKKFGIKPDVIIGCAGGGSNLGGLISPFMGEKLRGEADYQIIAVEPASCPSFTRGKFAYDFCDTGKVCPMAKMYTLGHDFIPSANHAGGLRYHGMSSILSQLYHDGLMEAVAVEQTSVFEAAEMFARVEGILPAPESSHAIRVAIDEALKCKETGEEKTIIFGLTGTGYFDMVAYEKYNDGTMTDYIPTDEDLAKGFATIPNVNL